The region GATTTCACCTTCACCCACCACATACTTGGTCGGCACCTGCACCTTGGCGTCCGCCCACGCCGCAGCCAGCTCGCAGTTCCTGTCCAGGTTGCGGTAGTAGTTGATGCCGCCAGTGAACCCAGTCCCCTTGAACTCGGCGCCAAAGTAGTCCACGTCTTCCTCGGTGAGCCAAGGAGGGAGCGTAGATGTCGGGTACTTGTCGTCGTGCATTTCCTCGTCACAGGCCACGCCGTGGCTGAAGCAGTGGCACATGATCTGCCGCAGGAGGCGCCTAGCGTGCTCCGGCGCGAACTGCCGCGCCTCCGCGACCCCGGGCTCCTGGAAGCGGCACATGTAGTAGTCGGGGCCGTAGGCGCGGTTGAAGTAGTCGGTGGGCTTCACGAAACCAGGTCCATTGCGTGCGATT is a window of Triticum aestivum cultivar Chinese Spring unplaced genomic scaffold, IWGSC CS RefSeq v2.1 scaffold71172, whole genome shotgun sequence DNA encoding:
- the LOC123178109 gene encoding epoxide hydrolase A codes for the protein VFVVGHDWGALIAWYVCLFRPDRVTALVNTSLAFIRNIIARNGPGFVKPTDYFNRAYGPDYYMCRFQEPGVAEARQFAPEHARRLLRQIMCHCFSHGVACDEEMHDDKYPTSTLPPWLTEEDVDYFGAEFKGTGFTGGINYYRNLDRNCELAAAWADAKVQVPTKYVVGEGEITYHFEGVQEYIHGGGFKEDVPLLEEVVVLPGAGHFIQLERAQEVSDHIYDFIIKFSSPT